A stretch of the Panicum virgatum strain AP13 chromosome 9N, P.virgatum_v5, whole genome shotgun sequence genome encodes the following:
- the LOC120691570 gene encoding protein NETWORKED 1B-like, translating into MATTSPTNTRRKYSWWWDSHICPKNSKWLQENLSDMDSKIKLMIRIIEEDAESFAKRAEMYYRRRPELMTLLEELYRAYRALAERYDHAAGELRQAHRKIAEAFPDQVLMDLDDDLPAETASIETDMDNLDMSPYFLSFINASDPKKRNKDDQDYERLRKELASLSAENQDLKDRISSMLEHSNKSECEIIHLKESLAQQEAEKEAAVSLCQQSTARLQNLKSEIMHTQEKFNRLKEEMQTGPQALGKGDEHFFLLERSNQDLCLELDNLKLLLKQKHDELNDNQAELEKLQISAEEEHLKRMQAEMTQLSLEKQLLLAQDKLRHLALEKQSEVCKIRDIEESKVVLQKELDKIVEENQKLNDQSHCSSAAIIRLQDEIISMKNVQRRLEEEVCQHLEEKKKLQHELSYLKEDRSDYERKHSSIKEQIQSVNLNVESLHSLAQELRDGNVELKEIVKNHDSIELRHVDNLRQLERMSEMNAQLEESLSAATTELEGLRENKVALEESCMHLKSKITTHQSERAVLIAQIEVVSQTMEELMEKNVFLENSLSQANAELESLRRKLKELKESSQALQNHNSILQSEKKTLARQVDSITVTLLNLERQYKVLERRHSDLQKEKDLVLDEVIKLQEQIRLERKEHDDSTHSSNSRFDALQKKISLLVEEGRNREVQLGEEELKIIKTQIEIFVLQQCLNDMAEVNSEISSQLKEKKETCKVQEGKMYSLSQHNQKLTEGIDSVVRVLHLDRKYESLDQMKLEIIVQLILNEISCLLNNVSDAQDVKQNELVEKSLVVTLLEHFGQEVADLRSERNALKQDQQTKNDGLLQLQGEKEELMKISDEFLEEVEARNHKVDELKAEAKFLVGRLSELQESRRLLQSEMTKLLQANSFLSNELNDSIEKRKMFEHDFSNLVTEAVSKDILSVIFRSLHEERTLQLKSLHNNFGCLQTAGNELYQEIKMMIKRLGDIEIENNHLGKELSRTMSVYGGSIVQTAEEKGHPGWRDASLLNSDRKTQDYYVNMEVEQHKEFSDANFQESSEMLQDEVFKLRNEVEMLRSKENTVFDIRACDEEIIKLLANMQMAITNAALFKEKVLELIITCESFEISAMVQKEVLKEEIIQRNSYVDELKDKLNAVEIENRRLKVDLNGDFMMLGSLQNEVSALEEQTLSLASDCLQSNKLGMEENVSSPQFLKTLRSSGDENAMRMVKDMELQKLHGTIKALQKVVTDTGVLLEQERLDFNANLQEAKKQIEVLKLKEILDDDIIEMNYEQMLKDIQLDLIQTSSGRRTSPFDQEKKSSGQVNDKMVNLHGIVEPSRGHMADDLRPPQSESFGRDNNQMVVKELGIDKQELPRLAPTKPHQEWKNKVVERLSSDAQRLNALQSSIQELKTNAETSEELELESVRYQIREAEGTIMQLIDTNSKLSKKAEEFTSADGLDAENTDLRSRHQRKILERARKMSEKIGRLEVEMQKVQQALLKYEEEQSSRKNSKALQRRSKVQLVEYLYGRRRDSRKQQRSSPCGCMRAKTIDD; encoded by the exons ATATGGATAGCAAAATTAAACTGATGATCAGGATCATTGAAGAAGATGCTGAATCATTTGCAAAAAGAGCAGAAATGTACTACCGAAGGCGACCTGAGCTAATGACCTTACTTGAGGAGTTGTACCGTGCATACCGAGCTTTAGCAGAAAGATATGATCATGCAGCAGGAGAACTTCGACAAGCACATCGAAAGATAGCAGAGGCATTTCCTGATCAGGTTCTAATGGACTTGGATGATGATCTCCCGGCTGAAACTGCTTCGATTGAAACTGACATGGACAATCTGGACATGTCTCCATATTTCCTCTCTTTCATCAATGCTAGTGATCCAAAAAAGCGTAATAAAG ATGACCAAGATTACGAGAGGCTGCGTAAAGAACTAGCAAGCTTATCAGCAGAAAACCAAGACCTCAAGGACCGGATCTCGTCAATGTTAGAGCATAGCAACAAATCTGAGTGTGAGATCATTCACCTCAAGGAGTCCCTCGCTCAACAAGAAGCAGAGAAGGAAGCTGCAGTTTCATTGTGCCAACAATCAACTGCTAGATTACAAAACCTCAAATCTGAAATTATGCATACCCAGGAGAAGTTCAACAGGCTTAAAGAGGAGATGCAAACTGGACCACAAGCTTTGGGTAAAGGAGATGAACATTTCTTTCTGCTTGAAAGATCTAATCAGGACTTGTGCTTGGAGCTAGACAATCTGAAACTTTTGTTGAAACAGAAGCATGATGAGCTAAATGATAATCAAGCTGAGTTGGAAAAGCTTCAAATCTCTGCAGAAGAAGAGCATCTCAAGCGTATGCAAGCAGAAATGACACAACTCTCTTTGGAGAAGCAATTACTACTGGCACAAGATAAACTGAGGCATTTGGCTCTTGAGAAGCAGAGTGAGGTATGCAAGATCAGGGACATTGAAGAAAGCAAAGTTGTGCTTCAGAAAGAATTGGATAAGATTGTGGAAGAGAACCAAAAGTTGAATGATCAAAGCCACTGTTCTTCAGCAGCAATAATTCGCTTGCAGGATGAGATAATTTCCATGAAGAATGTGCAAagaagactggaggaagaggtttgCCAAcatttggaagaaaagaagaaacttCAACATGAGCTTTCTTACCTTAAAGAGGACAGGAGTGACTACGAGAGGAAACACTCTTCAATCAAGGAACAGATACAGTCTGTGAACTTAAATGTAGAATCTCTACACTCTCTGGCACAAGAGTTGAGGGATGGCAATGTTGAGCTGAAAGAGATTGTCAAGAACCATGACAGCATTGAACTTCGGCATGTTGACAACCTTAGACAGTTGGAGAGGATGTCAGAGATGAATGCACAGTTAGAGGAGTCTTTGTCAGCTGCAACCACCGAGCTTGAGGGGTTGAGGGAAAACAAGGTGGCATTAGAAGAATCATGCATGCACCTGAAATCCAAGATTACCACTCATCAGTCTGAACGAGCTGTGCTTATTGCACAGATTGAGGTAGTTTCTCAGACCATGGAGGAGCTAATGGAGAAGAATGTTTTCTTGGAAAATTCATTATCTCAAGCTAATGCTGAGCTTGAGAGTTTGAGGAGGAAGTTGAAAGAACTGAAAGAATCTTCACAAGCTCTCCAAAATCATAACTCTATACTTCAATCTGAGAAGAAAACTCTTGCCCGCCAG GTTGACAGCATCACTGTCACTCTACTGAATTTGGAAAGGCAATACAAAGTACTAGAAAGGAGGCACTCAGATCTGCAGAAGGAGAAGGACTTGGTGCTTGATGAAGTGATCAAGCTACAGGAACAGATCAGGCTTGAGAGGAAAGAGCATGACGATAGTACACACTCAAGCAACAGTCGATTCGATGCTCTACAGAAGAAGATTAGCTTATTAGTAGAAGAGGGCAGGAATAGAGAGGTgcagcttggagaagaggagctCAAGATTATCAAAACTCAGATAGAGATATTTGTATTGCAACAGTGTTTGAATGACATGGCCGAAGTAAATTCCGAGATCTCGTCACagttgaaagagaagaaagaaacatGCAAGGTCCAGGAGGGTAAAATGTACAGCTTATCACAGCATAATCAGAAACTAACTGAAGGAATTGATTCAGTGGTGAGAGTATTGCATTTGGATCGTAAGTATGAATCACTAGACCAAATGAAGCTTGAAATCATTGTGCAGCTCATCTTGAATGAGATAAGCTGCCTACTGAATAATGTATCCGATGCCCAGGATGTGAAGCAGAATGAGCTTGTTGAGAAATCACTTGTTGTTACACTTCTGGAGCATTTTGGGCAAGAGGTGGCTGACTTGAGGTCAGAGCGGAATGCCTTGAAGCAAGATCAGCAGACAAAGAATGACGGACTTCTCCAGCTGCAGGGAGAAAAAGAGGAACTTATGAAGATAAGTGATGAGTTCTTGGAAGAGGTAGAGGCTCGTAACCATAAAGTGGATGAGCTAAAGGCTGAGGCAAAGTTCTTAGTTGGAAGGCTGTCAGAACTGCAGGAGTCCAGGAGGTTATTGCAAAGCGAGATGACCAAGCTGTTACAAGCGAACTCTTTTCTGTCAAATGAATTAAATGACTCCATTGAGAAACGTAAGATGTTTGAACATGACTTCAGCAATCTTGTTACTGAAGCAGTCAGCAAAGATATCCTCAGTGTGATTTTTAGAAGCCTTCATGAAGAGAGGACATTGCAGCTGAAGTCTTTGCATAATAATTTTGGCTGCCTACAAACAGCAGGCAATGAACTTTATCAGGAGATCAAGATGATGATCAAGAGGCTTGGAGACATAGAAATCGAGAACAATCACCTTGGCAAAGAACTAAGTAGAACCATGAGTGTTTATGGTGGGTCTATTGTGCAAACTGCTGAAGAAAAAGGACATCCAGGGTGGAGAGATGCCAGTCTTCTGAATTCTGACAGAAAAACCCAAGATTACTATGTAAACATGGAGGTGGAACAACACAAAGAATTCAGCGATGCTAATTTTCAGGAGTCAAGTGAAATGCTACAGGATGAGGTATTTAAGTTGAGGAACGAAGTGGAAATGCTTAGGAGCAAGGAGAACACTGTGTTCGACATCAGAGCTTGTGATGAGGAGATCATTAAATTGCTGGCTAACATGCAGATGGCCATCACGAATGCAGCTCTGTTCAAGGAGAAGGTCCTTGAGCTCATCATAACATGCGAGAGTTTTGAGATAAGTGCCATGGTACAGAAGGAGGTGCTGAAGGAAGAAATCATACAAAGAAACTCATATGTAGATGAGCTCAAGGACAAACTGAATGCTGTTGAGATTGAAAACAGAAGACTCAAGGTCGATCTAAATGGTGATTTCATGATGTTAGGATCATTGCAGAATGAAGTCAGTGCCCTGGAAGAGCAAACCTTGTCCCTTGCCAGTGACTGCTTGCAATCAAATAAGCTCGGAATGGAG GAAAATGTGTCGTCGCCTCAATTTCTGAAGACCTTGCGATCCAGTGGTGATGAAAATGCAATGAGGATGGTGAAGGACATGGAGTTGCAGAAATTGCATGGAACAATCAAAGCCCTTCAGAAGGTGGTCACAGATACTGGTGTCCTTCTTGAACAAGAGAGGCTTGATTTCAACGCCAATTTGCAGGAAGCAAAGAAGCAGATTGAGGTGCTGAAGCTCAAGGAGATCTTGGATGATGACATAATTGAAATGAATTACGAACAAATGCTAAAAGACATTCAACTTGACCTCATCCAAACTTCTTCAGGCCGTAGAACTAGTCCATTTGATCAGGAAAAGAAAAGTTCAGGTCAAGTAAATGACAAAATGGTCAACCTTCACGGTATTGTTGAGCCGAGCCGTGGACATATGGCTGATGATTTAAGGCCACCGCAAAGTGAGTCATTTGGGAGAGACAACAACCAAATGGTTGTGAAGGAGCTCGGCATCGACAAGCAAGAGCTACCGAGGTTGGCCCCCACAAAGCCACACCAGGAGTGGAAAAACAAGGTCGTTGAAAGGTTATCTTCTGATGCACAGAGGCTCAATGCCCTCCAGTCCAGCATCCAAGAACTTAAAACAAATGCTGAAACATCTGAAGAGCTTGAGCTCGAGAGTGTCAGATACCAAATAAGAGAAGCTGAGGGTACCATCATGCAGTTAATTGATACTAATAGCAAGCTATCCAAGAAGGCCGAGGAGTTCACCTCCGCTGATGGTCTTGACGCGGAAAACACCGACTTGAGGAGCAGACATCAACGGAAGATTTTGGAGCGTGCAAGGAAGATGTCTGAGAAGATCGGGAGGCTGGAGGTGGAAATGCAGAAGGTCCAGCAGGCTCTGCTGAAATACGAGGAGGAGCAGAGTAGCAGAAAGAATTCAAAAGCCCTGCAGCGGCGGTCCAAAGTGCAGCTCGTAGAGTATCTCTATGGTCGAAGGCGGGACAGTCGCAAACAACAGCGAAGCTCGCCTTGTGGTTGCATGAGAGCGAAAACCATCGATGACTAA